A genomic segment from Pseudomonadota bacterium encodes:
- a CDS encoding S41 family peptidase, whose product MSKKLKIFLSVVFVFIFILGFLIGAQGKRTLTSTDDKEIYEYLKTFSDVIDIVKKNYVDEVKDKEIIYSAIKGMLESLDPHSSFLPPDMYKDMQTETKGEFGGIGIEITIKDGFPTVIAPIEDTPAYKAGIKAGDHIIRIDGKPTKNMGLMAVVKLIRGTKGKPINLTIMREGFTTPKDFNIVRDVIVVKSVKFRMLEDNYGYLRIVQFQEKTARDLDNALKELEKSSKEKPLKGIVLDLRNNPGGLLEQAVEVSDRFISDGLIVSIEGRKKEENKMKFFAHKKDDFTGPLVVLVNEGSASASEIVAGALQDYKKAIIVGAKTFGKGSVQTIFPLGDGSGVRLTTAKYFTPKGRSIQAEGITPDILVDNNIVKGKERVIPLREKDLIDTEKNMKRLEGLDNKNIEGEDFQLYMGLQILKSWEALRGK is encoded by the coding sequence ATGAGTAAAAAACTGAAGATATTCTTAAGCGTGGTATTCGTATTCATATTTATCCTTGGGTTTCTTATTGGCGCTCAGGGTAAAAGAACGCTTACAAGTACTGATGACAAGGAGATATATGAATATTTAAAGACATTCTCAGATGTAATAGATATAGTGAAAAAAAATTATGTTGATGAGGTTAAGGATAAAGAGATTATTTATTCTGCTATAAAGGGTATGCTCGAATCACTGGATCCCCATTCTTCCTTTTTGCCACCTGATATGTACAAGGATATGCAGACAGAAACGAAAGGTGAGTTTGGAGGTATAGGCATTGAAATTACCATTAAAGATGGTTTTCCAACGGTTATTGCCCCGATAGAAGACACCCCGGCATATAAAGCAGGTATAAAGGCCGGTGACCATATAATCAGGATCGATGGTAAACCGACGAAAAACATGGGTCTCATGGCTGTGGTTAAATTGATAAGGGGAACGAAGGGCAAACCGATTAATCTTACTATCATGAGGGAAGGGTTTACCACACCAAAAGATTTCAATATTGTACGGGATGTTATAGTTGTGAAAAGTGTAAAATTTAGGATGTTGGAGGACAATTATGGATATTTAAGGATTGTCCAGTTTCAGGAAAAGACAGCAAGAGATCTTGATAACGCTTTAAAAGAATTAGAGAAAAGCAGTAAGGAAAAACCTCTTAAAGGTATTGTACTTGATTTGAGGAATAATCCAGGTGGCCTTCTTGAGCAGGCTGTGGAGGTTTCCGATAGGTTCATTTCAGATGGTCTTATTGTCTCGATAGAAGGTAGAAAAAAAGAAGAAAATAAGATGAAATTTTTCGCTCATAAAAAAGATGATTTTACAGGTCCCCTTGTAGTATTAGTAAATGAGGGAAGTGCAAGTGCTTCAGAAATAGTTGCAGGTGCTCTCCAGGATTACAAAAAGGCTATTATTGTGGGTGCCAAAACCTTTGGTAAGGGTTCTGTTCAGACCATCTTCCCCCTTGGTGATGGCTCTGGAGTGAGGCTGACAACTGCAAAGTATTTCACACCTAAAGGCAGATCAATACAGGCAGAAGGTATCACACCAGATATACTTGTTGATAATAACATAGTGAAAGGGAAGGAAAGGGTGATTCCTCTGAGGGAAAAGGACCTTATTGATACCGAGAAGAATATGAAAAGATTAGAGGGTTTGGATAATAAAAATATTGAAGGTGAGGATTTTCAATTATATATGGGGCTTCAGATATTAAAGAGCTGGGAGGCCTTGAGAGGGAAATAG